The Glandiceps talaboti chromosome 9, keGlaTala1.1, whole genome shotgun sequence genome window below encodes:
- the LOC144439723 gene encoding selenoprotein S-like, translating into MDMDAPQEDIVPPPPENETPEVVKEGANLVTVILSQYGWYILFAVIALMFLKNKLEPKLQKLQKKREERYYTNTYDASTVAARQDAMMRARQRMQEEHDERARVADEEKKRKEEEKRKEKIEDWERHVQGKGYRSKYKPEVNGASSNSDPPKTNQEKKPKSTLRQNDYNPLMGGGGSGASFRPSRRSGFGGGGGG; encoded by the exons ATGGACATGGATGCACCTCAGGAGGACATTGTTCCACCTCCTCCAGAAAACGAAACACCGGAAGTAGTGAAGGAAGGAGCGAATTTAG TGACTGTCATCTTATCTCAGTATGGATGGTATATTCTATTTGCTGTCATAGCATTGATGTTTTTGAAGAATAAATTGGAACCGAAACTGCAGAAATTGCAAAAGAAGAGAGAAGAACGTTATTACACAAATACCTATG atgccAGTACTGTTGCAGCCAGACAAGATGCCATGATGAGAGCAAGACAAAGAATGCAGGAAGAACATGATGAAAGGGCTAGAGTAGCAgatgaagaaaaaaagagg AAAGAAGAAGAGAAAAGGAAAGAGAAAATAGAAGATTGGGAAAGACACGTCCAAGGCAAAGGATATAGATCAAAATATAAACCAGAA GTAAATGGTGCCAGTTCGAATTCAGATCCTCCAAAAACCAATCAAGAAAAGAAACCCAAATCCACTTTACGACAAAACG ATTACAATCCTCTAATGGGAGGAGGGGGTAGTGGTGCATCATTCCGACCCTCAAGACGAAGTGGATTTGGTGGAGGAGGTGGAGGATGA